The following are encoded in a window of Nomia melanderi isolate GNS246 chromosome 6, iyNomMela1, whole genome shotgun sequence genomic DNA:
- the IKKbeta gene encoding inhibitor of nuclear factor kappa B kinase subunit beta, producing MIAASVGNWTFNKTLGSGGFGIVELWTHTSGSKLAIKKCKWDMSQLTETQRKRWINEVQIMNHLKHSNIVKSIELPFKYPDEKIELPLLCMEFCRKGDLRTILNKPENCCGMSEKEVIVAMKNISSAVEYLHSNNITHRDLKPENIVLQDEHDGISYKLIDLGYAKELGEASSSASIVGTLNYVAPELLWKQKYSCSVDYWSLGILFYELVTGRRPFLPWITTITWIQYIKDKGYEDICAFESEGKIIFGQNIMDPTNLSRCLRNKLVEWFRVMLQWDPKQRGKKCDENGVMQLVAFKLLRSILSTQIVHVFSASTYKLNTYEINDITTVTGVQTMIEKDFNIPINQQILTNYFGKILISNEKPLWSQIQDPVLFMFKKESTLIGNIPVSDIPKPIQKMIELSRSLLNFDTLSDYYRMATFFIKQELHLLELYIFALTIKVDLVITRLNTFNENITNASTNVNTLMSELSTVREQSNKELVNKEKIKRLEINFGKVIKLVKATDQIKLKFSPLLEESNELKDKAQGIDCLTDISHLYNKAITIYESHKKEHSLVPTAPIKMVKLIFEFLDAKEKLFHNQNILEIIKQTEKLEVELLILERIFDSVIAMTTVYREELQSIIQFNLQNARNSSDKKTNIPVAMQNEATNILTNNDVKISSEDCNNQFPNMSSIACNKVTNVDNVIYDNLVIRYTLDNLLIEMQEKYMDMASLEP from the exons ATGATTGCTGCATCAGTTGGAAATTGGACATTTAATAAAACTCTTGGTTCAGGGGGATTTGGCATTGTCGAATTATGGACTCATACAAGTGGTAGTAAACTtg caattaaaaaatgtaaatgggATATGTCACAATTAACAGAAACACAAAGAAAACGGTGGATAAATGAAGTTCAGATAATGAATCACCTAAAGCAttcaaatattgtaaaaagtataGAATTACCTTTTAAATATCCTGatgaaaaaatagaattgcCATTATTATGTATGGAATTTTGTAGGAAAGGTGATCTTAGAAcg ATTTTAAACAAACCAGAAAATTGTTGTGGTATGAGCGAAAAGGAAGTAATTGTTGcaatgaagaatatttcttcTGCTGTTGAATATTTACATTCCAACAATATTACACACCGTGATTTAAAACCAGAAAATATTGTGTTACAAGATGAACATGATGGA atttcatataaattaattgatctCGGATATGCAAAAGAATTGGGAGAAGCAAGTTCATCCGCATCTATAGTAGGTACATTAAATTATGTAGCACCAGAACTCCTTTGGAAACAGAAATATAGCTGTTCTGTAGATTATTGGAGTTTGggtattttattttacgaaCTTGTGACTGGTAGAAGACCATTTCTACCATGGATTACCACTATAACATG GATACAGTATATAAAAGATAAAGGATATGAGGATATTTGTGCTTTTGAATCagaaggaaaaataatttttggtcAAAATATTATGGATCCTACAAATTTGTCAAG atGTCTTAGAAACAAATTGGTAGAATGGTTTAGAGTAATGCTACAATGGGATCCAAAACAGAGGGGAAAGAAATGCGATGAAAATGGTGTAATGCAACTGGTTGCATTTAAATTACTTCGTTCCATTCTGTCTACACAG ATAGTACATGTATTTTCGGCATCAACATACAAGCTTAATACATATGAAATAAATGACATTACCACAGTGACTGGTGTACAGACTATGATTGAAAAAGACTTCAATATACCCATAAATCaacaaattttaacaaattattttgggAAAATCCTCATTTCAAATGAGAAACCACTCTGGTCACAAATTCAG GATCCAGTTTTGtttatgtttaaaaaagaaagtacTTTAATCGGGAATATACCTGTATCAGATATTCCTAAGCCAATACAAAAGATGATAGAACTATCAAGAAGTTTATTGAATTTTGATACATTATCTGATTATTATCGTATggcaacattttttataaaacaagaaTTACATTTACTTGAACTATACATTTTTGCTTTGACTATAAAAGT agATTTGGTAATTACAAGACttaatacatttaatgaaaatataacaaatgcaTCGACAAATGTAAATACTCTTATGAGTGAACTATCCACAGTTCGAGAACAATCAAATAAAGAATTAGtgaacaaagaaaaaataaaacgtttaGAAATCAATTTTGGAAAAGTAATTAAGCTTGTGAAGGCTAcagatcaaataaaattaaaattcagtcCATTATTAGAAGAAAGTAATGAATTAAAGGATAAAGCGCAGGGTATTGATTGTCTAACTGATATATCGCACTT ATATAATAAAGCAATTACCATATACGAATCGCATAAAAAGGAGCATTCTCTTGTACCTACTGCACCAATAAAAATGGTGAAAttaatctttgaatttttagatgctaaagaaaaattattccacaatcaaaatattcttgaaattataaa acAAACAGAGAAATTAGAAGTAGAACTTTTAATATTGGAAAGAATTTTTGATTCGGTTATTGCTATGACAACAGTATATCGTGAAGAACTTCaaagtataatacaatttaatttacaaaatgcaCGCAATTCTTCTGATAAAAAGACAAATATACCTGTTGCCATGCAGAATGAGGCtactaatattttaacaaataatgaTGTTAAAATATCAAGTGAAGATTGTAATAATCAATTTCCAAATATGTCATCCATTGCGTGTAATAAAGTTACAAATGTAGATAATGTAATATATGACAATTTAGTGATACGTTATAC ATTAGACAACCTTCTGATTGAAATGCAAGAAAAGTACATGGACATGGCTAGTTTGGAACCCTAA